From Spiroplasma endosymbiont of Amphimallon solstitiale:
GTATCAATCATTTAGAGATGATGTAAAAAATCAATGAGAAAAAACCTTTAATTTTGTAGAAAAGTAATGATACATGATAAAGTGTTATTTTTAGAGAATTTTTACACTAAATAATGTTACTTTTAACAAATTTTTAATTAAAAATAATATTTTAAGTGTAAATTGATGAATAATTTTTGATCATCCATACTTTTCTACATAATTAAAAGAAAAAACAGATTGAAGAATCTTAAAAGAAAGAGATAGAAAATATATCCCCGTTAAAATTAAAACAAGAACTAGAAATACTATCAATGGTCTTGTTACTTATAAATGTCGTGATTATAAATATTATGATGAACAATTAAAAAAATGAGTTCCTATTTGTTTATTAGATGAAAAATTGCAATTACCTAAATACAAAAGGACTTGTCAAGATATCAAAAATAATGTTATTGAACATTTTGCAGATGGAAAAAGGTATATTGACATTTTACATACTATGAAACAAACAAAATTTAGCACAACAAGTATTAGTAGATTATTTCAAGAATATCAAGTTAGTAAATTAGATGTTCCTAAAATAAAATTAGAACCAAATCAATTTATTTATATTAGTATTGATGATGGACATCGAAAGTTTTGAAAATTTAAACGAAATTCTGGTAAATATTCAATGCGTTTAGTGTTATTTTGTACAGATAATGTTAATCATAAATTAGTTAATAAAAGAGTAGATGTAATAATAAGACCAACAAAAACTAAAATTGGAGTTCAAAAAACTGCTGAATTTATTTTAGAACAAGGAAATAGATTTTTTGAAAATTTTGACCAAGCAAAAATCATTATTTGTGGAGATAGTGCAGAATGAATTAAAGATGTTGCTAATTATTTAGATGCACAATTTGTTTTAGATAAATTCCATTTAGTTAAAAAGTTGTATGTAGGAATTATTGCTGGAAACAAAGGAAAATATTTTGAAGAATATAATACTTGTAGAAACTTTATTGAAAATGGTCAATATGATGAATTAATAAAGTATATGAATGAAATATTAAAAAATCATAAAAAATTAAAAAAACAATATTTTAAAAATAATAAACAAGGAATTGAAAATCAAGGTGCAAAATGAAATATTGGTACTTTTGCTGAAAGTAATATTTGATATATTTTAAAAGAAATGCTTGGTAATAGAACATATAGCATAGATATTTATATTAAAATGGTTATTTTTAAATGTAATCTTGTGAATTCTAAAACATAATCAAAATTTTTATTTTTATTAAAATATTAAAAACTTATTAATTAAAAGTTAATAAGAATTTTTGTTGTGTATTTATATTAAATTTTCTTATTGATTTTTTAATATTTGTATTTTAATTGAAATTAATTTAATTTAGTAGTAATATTTACTTACAATTGCATATAATTACAATTATTTCTTGTCTATAATTTAAAAGAAATGTTTAAAAAGTAATTATATCCTCCGTTTTTGTTACCGTCCCGTTATACTTTTAACCTTGGTATCTTTGTCTAATGGTTTTTGTAATTTAATAATAATTGGATAACCATCTCTTGTTTTAAAATCTTTAATTTTAATAATAGTAATACTTTTAGTACTTCTTGTTTTTGGATTTTGATAAGGTTGTGAATAATTATTAATGATATATAAATTATCAATATTATTTTCAGTTAATGGTTCATTAATACTAACTGCATATAACTTAAATTGATTTAATAAATTTATTTCTTGAAATATTAAATTTTTAATATCAGTCATACTATATTCAATTGTATTATCATTAATATTGGTGCTAGCTCTTTGATTTAATTGCATAGTAAAGTCAGATGTTTCAACAGCAGTAGTTTTTAATACTTTATCAATATCAATAAATCCAATTTTAATAGTATTTGCTGAAAATCTTAAACTATTATTTTCATTATTTTTAAATAAATGTTCAATTTCATAAATATAAATTGTTCTTTTTTTAAATTCATCATAAGCTCTATTAATATCTGGATCACTAGTAGCACGCATCATATTAGTAAAGTCATAAGGAATATTATCTATTAAATAATCATTTTCTACATCTGCTTGATTAAGTTTAGTTTGCTTTTGTTTCTGTGGAAACTTGGTTTGTGGTTTGTTGTCTTGGTTGTCCATTGTTTTCTCCTATTAATTGGTTATTTTCGGGATTAAATAATTTTAATTTAACTGTTAAATTATTAATTTCTTGTTCATCATTAATATTAAATGTTTTACTATTTAATAAATCTTTATCCATACGTACTAATATTTGAATAAATTTAAGAATATCAATATTAAATTGTCATAATTTTTGTTCAATATAATTAATGGTTGAAATATTAACTGCTGTACTTTCGGGAACTGATTGTTGTGCAGATTTCTTTTGACTTGGTATATGAATACCACAACGTTTAAATATTTCATTAACATTTCAATCATATATATCAGTTAAATTTTTACCTTTAAAATTACTATTTGTCATATTGATATTTTCGTTTTGT
This genomic window contains:
- a CDS encoding Mbov_0401 family ICE element transposase-like protein produces the protein MNGLVTYKCRDYKYYDEQLKKWVPICLLDEKLQLPKYKRTCQDIKNNVIEHFADGKRYIDILHTMKQTKFSTTSISRLFQEYQVSKLDVPKIKLEPNQFIYISIDDGHRKFWKFKRNSGKYSMRLVLFCTDNVNHKLVNKRVDVIIRPTKTKIGVQKTAEFILEQGNRFFENFDQAKIIICGDSAEWIKDVANYLDAQFVLDKFHLVKKLYVGIIAGNKGKYFEEYNTCRNFIENGQYDELIKYMNEILKNHKKLKKQYFKNNKQGIENQGAKWNIGTFAESNIWYILKEMLGNRTYSIDIYIKMVIFKCNLVNSKT